A genomic window from Candidatus Melainabacteria bacterium includes:
- a CDS encoding hydrogenase maturation protease: MLSIIGCGNLNRSDDGVGVYVVRQLKNKIPEAQNRNIRIFDAGTAGMDVMFQARGSSSLIIIDASCSGSEPGAIFEVPGEELEVKHTPSFGLHDFRWDHALYAGRQIFKDEFPKSVQVFLIEAACLDFGLELSEVVKSAGDKVVERILAELSKESLAAYNSVNKVGTDQGVE, from the coding sequence GTGTTGAGCATTATCGGTTGTGGAAATCTGAACCGCTCTGATGATGGTGTCGGCGTCTACGTTGTTCGTCAGCTGAAAAACAAGATACCAGAAGCTCAAAATCGCAATATACGCATTTTTGATGCTGGAACGGCTGGCATGGACGTGATGTTTCAAGCTCGCGGGAGCAGCTCGCTGATCATCATAGACGCGAGTTGTAGCGGCTCAGAACCCGGCGCAATCTTCGAGGTGCCTGGTGAAGAGCTGGAAGTCAAGCATACGCCGTCTTTTGGATTGCATGATTTTCGTTGGGATCATGCTCTCTACGCTGGCAGGCAAATCTTTAAAGACGAGTTTCCAAAGTCTGTGCAGGTGTTTTTGATAGAAGCAGCATGCCTTGACTTTGGATTGGAACTTTCCGAGGTCGTCAAAAGTGCCGGCGATAAAGTTGTGGAGAGGATTTTGGCTGAATTAAGTAAAGAGAGCCTCGCAGCGTACAATAGCGTAAATAAAGTTGGGACGGACCAGGGCGTTGAGTGA